One Mesorhizobium sp. L-2-11 genomic region harbors:
- the tssL gene encoding type VI secretion system protein TssL, long form, with translation MSSKDDPFGPAGKTVIRAPRRAEKSTPGPHRPVPDDGQPGSSRVKDSTVFDPSVGRHAPPGWTSGTVIYQDPGAAAATGSFAAAPGIQQDILLQATDSVKYSAANPILAAAAPLLMLFGQLRLMAVERQAEQLAEHVTEAIEKFDRTMEKAGIPQEDARIAKFVLCETADDLIGNLPWPKPDAWAQHSMLSQFFHVVPTGSGFYEALNKILAAPEAHYDLLELMHACLSLGFEGQYRGLAREDNNLERVRRDVYETLRYFRARADDDISPHWQSLAVSSQQESARLPLWVIAAAASALLTAAFFALRVFITNEGDALAGRLLALDPSTPIAIERASVVPSAAPAKVAPPVAPARSQIDRIHAALAKTIARGGLSVGTQGRFIIVEINNVLLFPSGRAEIKPEFAPIAADIAAALEPEPGPIMIVGHTDNVKPRKSSPFKSNFDLSIARAKAVAAMMAPRFSKPSRITVDGKGEDEPIADNATPEGRAQNRRVDLMIPKEETL, from the coding sequence ATGAGCTCGAAGGACGATCCTTTCGGCCCAGCCGGCAAGACCGTTATTCGCGCACCGCGCCGCGCCGAAAAATCAACGCCCGGTCCTCACAGACCTGTTCCCGACGACGGGCAGCCCGGTTCCTCGCGGGTCAAGGATTCAACGGTATTCGATCCGAGTGTCGGTCGGCATGCACCGCCGGGCTGGACATCCGGAACCGTGATTTATCAGGACCCCGGCGCAGCGGCGGCAACCGGCTCCTTCGCGGCGGCCCCGGGCATTCAGCAGGATATCCTGCTGCAAGCCACGGACAGCGTGAAATATTCCGCAGCCAATCCGATCCTCGCTGCGGCCGCTCCTCTGCTGATGCTGTTTGGCCAGCTCAGGCTTATGGCCGTCGAAAGACAGGCGGAGCAGCTGGCGGAACATGTCACCGAGGCGATCGAAAAATTCGACCGGACAATGGAGAAGGCCGGTATTCCCCAAGAAGATGCACGGATCGCAAAATTTGTTCTCTGCGAAACTGCTGACGACCTCATCGGCAACCTGCCTTGGCCCAAGCCAGACGCCTGGGCGCAGCACAGCATGCTGTCACAGTTCTTCCACGTCGTGCCCACCGGCTCGGGTTTTTACGAAGCGCTGAACAAGATACTGGCCGCGCCGGAGGCACACTACGATCTGCTTGAATTGATGCATGCCTGCCTGTCGCTGGGGTTCGAAGGCCAATATCGAGGCCTTGCGCGCGAGGACAACAATCTCGAACGCGTTCGACGCGACGTCTACGAGACACTTCGTTACTTCAGGGCGCGCGCCGACGACGACATCTCGCCCCACTGGCAAAGCCTGGCGGTGTCCAGCCAACAGGAGTCGGCCCGGTTGCCGCTCTGGGTGATTGCGGCGGCTGCGTCGGCGCTGCTGACGGCGGCATTCTTCGCATTGCGGGTCTTCATCACCAATGAGGGCGATGCCCTTGCCGGCAGGCTGCTGGCGCTCGATCCGTCGACGCCGATCGCCATCGAACGCGCCAGCGTGGTGCCGTCGGCTGCGCCGGCGAAGGTCGCTCCGCCTGTCGCCCCTGCTCGCTCCCAGATCGATCGCATCCATGCGGCACTGGCCAAGACTATCGCGCGCGGCGGGCTGAGCGTCGGCACGCAGGGCAGGTTCATCATCGTGGAGATCAACAATGTCCTGCTGTTCCCGTCCGGCAGGGCCGAGATAAAACCGGAGTTTGCACCAATCGCCGCGGACATTGCCGCCGCCCTGGAACCGGAGCCTGGGCCGATCATGATCGTTGGCCACACGGACAATGTGAAGCCGCGGAAATCGAGCCCGTTCAAATCCAACTTCGACCTTTCCATCGCCCGGGCGAAGGCCGTCGCAGCGATGATGGCGCCACGGTTCAGCAAGCCTTCCCGGATCACCGTCGACGGCAAGGGTGAAGACGAACCGATCGCCGACAATGCGACGCCGGAAGGTCGCGCCCAGAATCGCCGTGTCGACTTGATGATCCCCAAGGAGGAAACACTGTGA
- the tagH gene encoding type VI secretion system-associated FHA domain protein TagH — MFIRLQINNVVSLPAGMSTGYSARDRSFEIGREGCDWTLPDPDKFISARHCEVRYQAGAFWLHDISRNGTFVNGSTKRMAGPHRLGQGDRLLIGRYVVLVSIDDERAATGHPRSSHGSTQRQMPVATGRPLDFADQPFFDPVEQRPGQRAPVASPPAPLASTRDEVLRDIAIAAGISPELLQSRDPHEVAAEIGAVLRTVVEELAQLLKARAAAKILAKSTHRTMISAVDNNPLKFVPGTDDILEIMFARRRSGYLDARHSVEDAFRDLKTHEFATYAAMQAALSRLLDDLSPEAISKKLPPTSFTSKKGLAWDAFVAKWRTMEEAHENGMLDIFLAYFSEAYAKADKQK, encoded by the coding sequence ATGTTCATCAGGCTGCAGATCAATAATGTCGTCTCCCTGCCCGCCGGTATGTCGACCGGTTACTCCGCTCGTGATCGCAGCTTCGAAATCGGCCGCGAGGGCTGTGACTGGACCTTGCCCGACCCCGACAAGTTCATCTCCGCCAGACATTGCGAAGTGCGTTACCAGGCAGGCGCGTTCTGGCTGCACGACATCTCGCGCAACGGCACATTCGTCAACGGATCGACCAAGCGCATGGCCGGCCCTCACCGGCTCGGTCAAGGCGACCGGCTGCTGATCGGCCGCTATGTCGTCCTGGTTTCGATTGATGACGAGCGCGCCGCGACAGGGCATCCTCGAAGCAGCCACGGTTCGACGCAGCGACAAATGCCTGTCGCAACCGGCCGGCCGCTGGATTTCGCAGACCAGCCTTTCTTCGATCCGGTGGAACAACGGCCCGGGCAGAGAGCACCGGTGGCTTCGCCGCCCGCGCCTCTCGCTTCGACGAGAGACGAGGTGCTGCGGGACATCGCGATCGCAGCCGGCATCTCGCCGGAATTGCTTCAATCGCGTGATCCGCATGAAGTGGCCGCCGAAATCGGCGCGGTGCTGCGAACGGTTGTCGAGGAGCTGGCCCAGCTGCTGAAGGCACGTGCGGCTGCGAAAATACTGGCCAAGAGCACACACCGGACGATGATCAGCGCTGTCGATAACAATCCCCTAAAATTCGTCCCGGGAACCGACGACATCCTTGAGATCATGTTTGCGCGGCGCAGATCCGGCTATCTCGACGCCAGGCACAGTGTCGAAGACGCGTTCCGCGATCTCAAGACACACGAATTTGCCACCTATGCAGCCATGCAAGCTGCGCTCTCGCGGCTGCTTGACGACCTGTCGCCTGAGGCGATCAGCAAAAAACTCCCACCAACGTCATTCACATCGAAGAAGGGCCTGGCCTGGGACGCCTTCGTCGCCAAATGGCGGACCATGGAGGAAGCACACGAAAACGGAATGCTGGACATATTCCTGGCCTATTTCAGCGAAGCCTATGCCAAAGCCGACAAGCAAAAGTAG
- a CDS encoding DUF2169 family type VI secretion system accessory protein, producing the protein MQIWNQMGYPHQFTAAADVAGHDWLVVVVKGTFDFPETPGGDVRKSAEQVPLVFADTQTGQPGYSATLWETDFAFRKPRCDVIANGCAYAPGGRPAERVPVGIKVGIWSKLFEVVGHREWRSIGPVFTATSPQPFLKMPISYDVAWGGVDRLDPEDELPASYKYNPVGTGWSRTKNQRLIPGLRLPNTQVVDEEIRSPFGDYKPMSFGPMGRGWPGRIEYGGTYDDNWSKNIFPFLPPDFDERYFQMAPADQQIDLPRGGEEVQLVNLTSEGRVSFRLPSTALPMTLFKGRHKAYEADILPDTVLLDPENRRFSLVWRISQRIQRTILDFSECWVGPPTPAMLRARATGRTYIRANGIAPEEEEA; encoded by the coding sequence ATGCAGATTTGGAACCAGATGGGGTATCCGCATCAGTTCACGGCAGCAGCGGATGTTGCAGGGCACGATTGGCTCGTCGTCGTGGTGAAGGGGACGTTCGATTTTCCGGAGACACCTGGCGGAGATGTGCGCAAATCGGCGGAACAAGTTCCTCTGGTTTTCGCTGACACGCAAACTGGCCAACCGGGTTATTCCGCCACGCTCTGGGAAACCGATTTTGCATTCCGCAAACCTCGCTGCGACGTGATTGCCAACGGCTGTGCCTACGCGCCAGGAGGACGCCCGGCGGAGCGTGTGCCGGTCGGCATCAAGGTGGGCATTTGGTCGAAGCTCTTCGAGGTCGTCGGCCATCGTGAATGGCGCTCCATCGGCCCGGTCTTTACCGCCACCTCGCCTCAGCCCTTCCTAAAAATGCCCATCTCCTATGATGTCGCCTGGGGCGGTGTAGACAGACTGGACCCCGAAGACGAGCTCCCGGCCAGCTACAAATACAATCCGGTCGGCACCGGCTGGTCGCGCACCAAGAACCAGCGCCTCATTCCGGGCCTGCGGCTGCCGAACACGCAGGTGGTCGACGAGGAGATCCGCTCGCCATTCGGCGACTACAAGCCGATGAGTTTCGGGCCGATGGGCCGTGGCTGGCCTGGCCGCATTGAGTATGGCGGCACCTATGACGACAATTGGTCGAAGAACATCTTTCCCTTCCTGCCGCCGGATTTCGACGAACGCTATTTTCAGATGGCGCCGGCCGACCAGCAGATCGATCTGCCGAGGGGTGGCGAGGAGGTGCAGCTGGTCAACCTGACATCGGAAGGACGGGTGAGCTTCCGGCTGCCTTCGACAGCACTGCCAATGACGTTGTTCAAGGGCAGGCATAAGGCCTATGAGGCCGACATCCTTCCAGACACAGTTCTCCTCGATCCCGAGAATCGGCGTTTCTCGCTCGTCTGGCGCATCTCGCAGCGCATCCAACGGACCATCCTCGATTTCTCGGAGTGCTGGGTCGGTCCGCCGACGCCGGCTATGCTGAGGGCGCGCGCGACGGGGCGCACGTATATCCGTGCCAACGGCATCGCGCCGGAGGAGGAAGAGGCATGA
- a CDS encoding type VI secretion system Vgr family protein: MPNERATVVQTPVGADLLTFTHLVGRDEISRCLAYTVGFVSSSPDIDPLKMLGGAVSIEGESDPKRWFSGLVSEFRLTRIEDRLAYYEAVVRPWLWFLGNTTDCRIFQNMSVIEIVEEVFSKYSTAKFEKRLQGSYPPREYCVQYDETDLDFVQRLLEHEGILYFFEHDEGKHTLVLADAMNKLKPAPGYDKVPYHFEGQGSRRDVEYITEWIPGSSVRPGAYVHTDYDFKKPGADLMAKSAQPFSHKLAAGENYRQPGAHLDVGRGDSLAAIRREEIQAVHQRIAAVGTVRGLYSGCTFKLDGFPREDQNQEYLVVSAEYRLFDPGYRALADVESENFKVILGVAPTALAYRPPRVTTRPIMRGPQTATVVGPSGEEIFTDKYARVKVQFHWDRLGKKDQNSSCFVRVSQTWAGSGWGFIQIPRIGQEVIVDFIEGDPDLPIITGRVYNASQMPPYGLPGNATQSGWKSDSSKGGGGYNELMFEDKAGSELVNFQAQKDHNLLIKNDRTKLVQHDQSDRIDHDAKHSVGHNLDEDVGNNKTVKVGVDQTTDIGNNDTETVGANRSLTVQANETIHVVSNSTENIDANHSQTVGIVQTVTVGAARIDTVGASETRSVGAVQSNTIGASRSVTVGAGQSHQIGADDGWNIASNQDVTIGGGQAFNIAGDQKSKIGKGRRTEIAADDGTKVGGAYELRIAKASMVQIGEDGKINVGKTFLIEAGDAIALKCGSASITMKKDGTITIEGKDISIKGSGKINVKASSDITMKGSEIKQN, encoded by the coding sequence ATGCCGAACGAACGTGCCACGGTTGTGCAGACGCCGGTTGGCGCTGACCTGTTGACCTTCACGCATCTTGTCGGGCGCGATGAGATCAGCCGTTGTTTGGCCTATACGGTCGGGTTCGTCAGCAGCAGCCCCGATATCGATCCGCTGAAGATGCTGGGCGGTGCGGTTTCGATCGAAGGTGAATCCGACCCGAAACGCTGGTTCAGCGGCCTTGTCTCCGAGTTTCGGCTGACCCGCATCGAGGACCGCCTGGCCTACTACGAAGCCGTCGTCAGGCCATGGCTCTGGTTTCTCGGCAATACCACCGACTGCCGTATTTTTCAGAACATGAGCGTCATCGAAATCGTCGAGGAGGTTTTCTCGAAATACAGCACGGCAAAGTTCGAGAAGCGCCTGCAAGGCTCTTATCCGCCGCGCGAGTACTGCGTCCAGTATGACGAGACCGATCTCGATTTCGTGCAGCGCCTGCTCGAGCACGAAGGCATCCTGTATTTCTTCGAGCATGACGAGGGTAAGCACACGCTGGTGCTCGCCGATGCCATGAACAAGCTCAAGCCGGCGCCGGGCTATGATAAGGTGCCTTATCACTTTGAAGGGCAGGGCTCCCGGCGCGATGTCGAATACATCACCGAATGGATTCCGGGCAGTTCGGTGCGGCCGGGCGCCTATGTCCATACCGACTATGATTTCAAGAAGCCGGGCGCCGACCTGATGGCGAAATCCGCCCAGCCGTTCAGTCACAAGCTGGCGGCGGGCGAGAATTACCGCCAGCCCGGCGCGCATCTCGACGTTGGTCGCGGCGACAGCCTGGCCGCGATCCGGCGCGAGGAAATCCAGGCCGTGCACCAGCGCATTGCTGCAGTCGGCACCGTGCGCGGCCTGTACTCCGGCTGCACGTTCAAGCTGGACGGCTTCCCAAGAGAAGACCAGAACCAGGAATATCTGGTGGTCAGCGCCGAATACAGGCTGTTCGATCCGGGCTACAGAGCCCTTGCCGATGTCGAAAGCGAGAACTTCAAGGTGATCCTCGGCGTGGCGCCGACCGCCTTGGCCTATCGCCCGCCGCGGGTCACGACCCGGCCGATCATGCGCGGCCCGCAGACGGCGACGGTGGTCGGTCCGTCCGGCGAGGAAATATTCACCGACAAATACGCACGGGTGAAGGTCCAGTTCCACTGGGACCGTCTCGGCAAGAAGGACCAGAACAGCTCCTGCTTCGTGCGCGTCTCGCAGACCTGGGCCGGCAGCGGCTGGGGCTTCATCCAGATACCGCGCATCGGCCAGGAGGTGATCGTCGACTTCATCGAAGGCGACCCGGACCTGCCGATCATCACCGGCCGCGTCTACAACGCCTCGCAGATGCCACCCTACGGACTGCCGGGCAACGCCACGCAATCCGGCTGGAAATCCGACTCCTCGAAAGGCGGCGGCGGTTACAACGAGCTGATGTTCGAGGACAAGGCCGGCTCCGAACTGGTCAATTTCCAGGCACAGAAGGACCACAACCTTCTGATCAAGAACGACCGCACCAAGCTGGTGCAGCACGACCAGTCCGACCGCATCGACCACGACGCCAAGCACTCGGTCGGCCACAACCTCGACGAGGACGTCGGCAACAACAAGACGGTCAAGGTCGGCGTCGACCAGACCACCGATATCGGCAACAACGACACCGAGACGGTGGGCGCGAACCGCTCGCTGACGGTCCAGGCCAACGAGACGATCCACGTCGTGTCGAACTCGACGGAGAATATCGACGCCAACCATTCGCAGACGGTGGGTATCGTCCAGACCGTCACCGTCGGCGCGGCGCGCATCGATACGGTCGGCGCCTCCGAGACGAGAAGTGTCGGCGCGGTGCAGTCGAACACGATCGGCGCGTCGAGGTCGGTGACTGTGGGGGCGGGGCAAAGCCATCAGATCGGTGCCGACGACGGCTGGAACATCGCTTCAAATCAGGACGTGACGATCGGCGGCGGCCAGGCCTTTAACATCGCCGGCGACCAGAAGTCGAAGATCGGCAAGGGAAGGCGTACTGAAATTGCCGCCGACGACGGGACCAAGGTGGGGGGCGCCTACGAGTTGCGGATCGCCAAAGCGAGCATGGTTCAGATCGGCGAGGACGGAAAGATCAATGTCGGCAAGACGTTCCTGATCGAGGCCGGCGACGCTATTGCACTGAAGTGCGGCTCTGCGAGCATTACCATGAAAAAGGATGGGACGATCACAATCGAAGGCAAGGACATCAGCATCAAGGGATCGGGCAAGATCAATGTGAAGGCCTCAAGCGACATCACCATGAAGGGTTCGGAAATAAAGCAGAACTGA
- a CDS encoding PAAR-like domain-containing protein — translation MTVYANGLEVACKAQANQVIAAFPYVCFTPPQTPATPPGVPVPYPTFGMDSDTDNGTGTVKIGGKTVTQKNKSYYTKCTGNEAGCAPKKNIITSVNTGKEYAHAWSGDVKMDGEPISRFTDISSNDHASPTAGGPPMPKVATATPATFKCSDLEIKPYKELECPEGYEKEHTVEVQFFTAEGVRDLTLDCCKDYDDKEAPCICMKAKWLAGEAAKAKAAGAPGKKVVGKKRKTPHNKKSADARNWLSNNSAGKLGDFTDECVNSTVRNLDDPKIPHAVHAAATECLKTANMEYMKTSMNKSEKEVKDKKACHGTCPKAKDQARLVQVAKKRLRKAAGGESVVVTAADVAPSKVSC, via the coding sequence ATGACCGTCTATGCCAATGGCCTTGAGGTTGCCTGCAAGGCGCAGGCTAACCAGGTTATCGCGGCCTTTCCATACGTCTGCTTCACTCCGCCGCAAACTCCGGCAACCCCGCCGGGAGTTCCGGTTCCCTATCCAACGTTTGGAATGGACAGTGACACGGACAACGGAACCGGCACGGTCAAGATCGGCGGGAAGACTGTCACCCAGAAGAACAAATCCTATTACACCAAATGCACTGGCAATGAGGCCGGCTGCGCGCCCAAGAAGAACATCATCACCTCGGTAAACACCGGCAAAGAGTACGCCCATGCCTGGTCCGGCGACGTTAAGATGGACGGCGAGCCGATCAGCCGTTTCACTGACATTTCGTCGAACGATCACGCCTCCCCTACCGCCGGCGGACCTCCAATGCCCAAGGTGGCAACGGCCACGCCCGCGACCTTCAAATGCTCCGATCTTGAGATAAAGCCGTACAAGGAACTTGAATGCCCGGAAGGCTACGAAAAGGAGCATACCGTTGAGGTCCAGTTCTTCACCGCCGAAGGCGTGCGCGACCTGACCCTGGACTGCTGCAAGGACTATGACGACAAGGAAGCGCCATGCATTTGCATGAAGGCGAAATGGCTCGCCGGCGAAGCTGCCAAGGCCAAGGCAGCGGGCGCGCCCGGCAAAAAGGTGGTCGGCAAGAAACGCAAAACCCCGCACAACAAGAAGTCGGCGGATGCCCGCAACTGGCTGAGCAACAATTCTGCCGGCAAGCTGGGTGACTTTACCGACGAATGCGTGAACAGCACGGTCAGGAACTTGGACGATCCGAAAATTCCGCATGCTGTGCACGCCGCCGCCACAGAGTGCCTCAAGACTGCGAACATGGAATACATGAAGACGAGCATGAACAAGTCCGAGAAGGAAGTGAAGGACAAGAAAGCCTGCCACGGGACTTGCCCTAAGGCGAAGGATCAGGCTCGTCTCGTGCAAGTTGCCAAAAAGCGCCTCAGGAAAGCGGCGGGTGGGGAGTCCGTCGTTGTGACAGCCGCAGATGTCGCCCCCTCGAAAGTTTCCTGTTAG
- the tagF gene encoding type VI secretion system-associated protein TagF encodes MSAADMILPGFYGKMPANGDFVTRRLPADFVRVWDRWLAQYIVPLIGSETWPRTTALRFLAGPAAFGASAGIILQSADRVGRQFPLSVVAQLADASIQLTRADAWFAAIEEAAIAAQRGELTPDEFDTALSALPVPPVEPGDEIICDMVMWTAHSDIFDVDPLSPQATLEQIFAASWETS; translated from the coding sequence ATGTCCGCCGCAGATATGATCCTGCCCGGCTTTTACGGCAAAATGCCCGCCAACGGCGATTTCGTCACGCGGCGGCTGCCGGCCGATTTTGTGCGCGTTTGGGACCGCTGGCTGGCGCAGTACATCGTCCCGCTGATCGGCTCGGAAACCTGGCCGCGCACCACCGCGCTGCGCTTTTTGGCCGGCCCGGCTGCGTTCGGCGCCTCGGCCGGCATCATTCTGCAGAGCGCCGACAGGGTCGGAAGGCAGTTCCCTTTGAGCGTCGTCGCGCAGCTTGCTGACGCTTCTATTCAGTTGACTCGCGCCGATGCGTGGTTTGCCGCGATCGAAGAGGCGGCCATCGCCGCCCAACGGGGCGAGCTGACGCCTGACGAATTCGATACCGCTTTGAGCGCACTGCCGGTGCCGCCGGTCGAGCCGGGCGACGAGATTATTTGCGACATGGTGATGTGGACTGCGCATTCGGACATTTTCGACGTTGATCCGCTGTCGCCGCAAGCCACGCTGGAGCAGATCTTTGCGGCAAGCTGGGAGACCAGCTGA
- a CDS encoding beta-ketoacyl synthase N-terminal-like domain-containing protein, producing MTTPIEIVSVGMVTAVGLDAPSACAAMRARLDGFQETRFVGSPAGWLTGAPVPLPRNWIGEKRIAHLAAGAISEAFENHPQARGQTALILCLPEEDRPGRPVKDNSSLLRRISEIVEIEPHLRSRIVAYGRPSGHVAFDQARRLIASGEAPYVMIAGVDSYLTGPTISHYLSRGRLLTADNSNGFIPGEAAAAVICTRPRNNGFRLFGLGLSREEASIYNDRDLPLRADGMTAAYDVAFRETGIDMNRLGYRIADLIGEQYWFKQTALASIRLLRGRHEFQDLWSPAESLGNVGAAAVPVMVGMAWTAAGKGYAAGNPVLIEASSDAGACGAAVFAYGRTA from the coding sequence ATGACCACTCCGATCGAGATTGTTTCGGTTGGTATGGTGACTGCCGTTGGCCTCGACGCGCCCTCCGCTTGCGCTGCGATGCGCGCTCGGCTCGATGGTTTCCAGGAAACCCGTTTCGTCGGCTCACCCGCAGGATGGCTTACTGGTGCGCCCGTGCCGCTGCCACGCAACTGGATCGGGGAGAAGCGTATAGCCCATCTGGCAGCCGGGGCTATATCGGAGGCTTTCGAAAATCACCCGCAAGCGCGAGGACAGACGGCGCTCATCCTTTGCCTGCCGGAGGAGGATCGGCCCGGCCGACCGGTGAAAGACAATTCTTCCCTGCTCCGTCGGATCAGCGAGATCGTTGAAATCGAACCTCATCTGCGCTCTCGTATCGTGGCTTATGGTCGTCCTTCCGGACATGTCGCGTTCGATCAGGCCCGCAGACTGATTGCATCCGGCGAAGCTCCCTATGTCATGATCGCGGGCGTCGACAGCTATCTGACGGGGCCAACAATTTCCCACTACCTCAGCAGGGGCCGCTTGTTGACCGCAGACAATTCCAACGGCTTCATTCCAGGCGAAGCCGCGGCTGCGGTTATCTGCACACGACCGCGAAACAACGGTTTCAGGCTCTTCGGACTCGGTCTTTCGCGCGAGGAAGCTTCGATCTACAACGACCGGGATTTGCCGCTACGCGCCGATGGCATGACGGCGGCATATGATGTGGCATTCCGAGAGACCGGGATTGACATGAACCGGCTCGGCTATCGCATCGCGGACCTGATCGGCGAGCAGTACTGGTTCAAGCAGACCGCGTTGGCCTCGATCCGCCTCCTGCGGGGACGCCATGAGTTTCAGGACTTATGGTCGCCCGCTGAGTCTCTGGGAAACGTTGGCGCCGCAGCCGTTCCAGTCATGGTTGGCATGGCTTGGACCGCAGCCGGCAAAGGGTATGCCGCCGGCAATCCGGTTCTCATCGAGGCCTCGTCCGATGCCGGTGCCTGCGGCGCCGCAGTATTCGCTTATGGGAGGACGGCATGA
- a CDS encoding DUF6484 domain-containing protein, protein MSATKERIEGVVIGIFLGFGEDSPLVVFPGNPKETAVSARSLSELTSDMIGAEVALLFQDGDPGRPLIVGRIVDPAHKSGAPHIVRNGENVRINANERIELRCGKATIIMEKDGRITIRGTYVTSHASATNRVRGASVNLN, encoded by the coding sequence ATGTCGGCGACAAAAGAGCGGATTGAAGGTGTAGTAATCGGCATTTTTTTGGGTTTCGGAGAGGATTCACCCCTTGTGGTTTTCCCGGGCAATCCAAAGGAAACTGCCGTTTCAGCGCGAAGCCTTTCGGAATTGACCTCCGACATGATCGGCGCCGAAGTGGCGCTGCTGTTTCAGGACGGCGACCCCGGCAGGCCGCTGATTGTTGGGCGTATTGTTGACCCAGCGCACAAGTCGGGTGCACCGCACATCGTTCGGAACGGAGAAAATGTGCGGATCAATGCGAACGAGCGAATCGAACTTCGCTGCGGCAAGGCCACGATCATCATGGAAAAAGACGGCCGCATCACGATCCGCGGCACTTATGTAACGAGCCATGCCAGCGCTACGAACCGTGTTCGTGGGGCATCGGTGAACCTAAACTGA